A window of the Verrucomicrobiia bacterium genome harbors these coding sequences:
- a CDS encoding ATP-binding protein: protein MPVLIRLCNLGVSAVAVLFTTAASAPLMAAPVAEEIAAISDVHALANSQVKELVPIHLTATVLGVDAVHGALAVQDSSGCLWIEAPMLPPHIETGSLVSLRGKAVVGDGRVILGSSQLIDQPHNTRGGLDRCRVFLDTGKHPFTLLYRQLDGPMNLSVKVQLPGQELTNIPSAFLKRRDETTGTWKSGFQYAAFANVTNGWELTSPSSAGITSEFDVNVASAASNFVLRFSGFLDVVDPGEYVFEMRADDSLRFELEQPSETKIEVLGGGALAGPTRIVPGQLWNNRPESVWAEIEGFVRHAGAFEGRLHLEVTAETGRIQVIIANAAADAASALLNRRVRITGLCRAVSSPSGGRMAGWMLAPGMSHVAVRQDAQPEPLQRGALPTLTTIEQIRRLKPEEVTQSYPLKFQGVVTFVFPGGLRAHVQGDAEGIYVSCVNNKPQPLRVGDLCDFEGYSSRGAFSPVVTYRQRTVLGPGQMPEPLRPDWSRLMNGSLDSQWIELQGVVLRVNGPELILGVRGGEVTARVFDAAGGDLTQLLDSVIRVRGTVRAFSGSQRQLQRVLLQVTSPAQITVEDSAPADPFTTPGRSIADLFLFDPNAASLYRVRTHGQVVHVRDGMGYIMDGTNGMRFVARAGQEFSVGDLVEVVGFPETEGFAPVMRQSLVKAAGRCPLPEFQDLAGDDLLNRAHDSTLVAVQATLLNIRTNQSDYLLELQADSHTFTARLNNQSGFLPLVPMGSQVRISGLYSLLAGHANHSNSPQPFELFLNSPSDLVVLSRPAWWTLQHTLLAMGAMTLFLVLSSVWITALRRRVDLRTRELRDEIETRKRTEEDLQRSTGELQKEIQERIQLHAELGEQKNRLEIEIEERKRMEVEVEAIHRQLMVASRQAGQAEVASSVLHNVGNVLNSVNVSSGLLISRLQGWQINNVNKAAELLTRRTANLGVELAADDPLRRVPDYLEKLATHLDHQRQELLTEVKDLGENVEHIKEIVAMQQTYARVSGVLEKVDPRELVESAIKMHAGAFARHQVHLVREFQSAPLVLADRHKVLQILVNLLHNAKYACDEGPAEHKQVTVKIQPNGKSAVVIEVADNGVGISPESMKRLFSHGFTTRKNGHGFGLHSAAIAAKELGGRLSAASEGQGRGATFTLEIPVEQTSEQESARPRAQRP from the coding sequence ATGCCTGTTCTGATCCGCCTTTGCAACCTCGGAGTGAGCGCAGTCGCGGTTCTTTTCACCACGGCTGCATCGGCTCCGCTCATGGCCGCTCCAGTCGCCGAGGAGATCGCCGCGATTTCGGACGTTCACGCACTCGCCAATTCCCAGGTAAAGGAACTCGTCCCGATCCATCTCACGGCAACAGTCCTAGGCGTCGATGCTGTCCATGGAGCGCTGGCTGTCCAGGATTCGTCCGGTTGTCTCTGGATTGAAGCTCCCATGCTCCCGCCGCATATCGAGACCGGCTCCCTCGTTTCTCTTCGCGGAAAAGCCGTGGTTGGCGATGGACGGGTAATCCTCGGGTCTTCCCAATTGATCGATCAACCCCACAACACGCGCGGAGGTCTCGACCGCTGTCGCGTGTTTCTGGACACAGGCAAGCATCCCTTCACGCTGCTCTACCGGCAACTCGACGGTCCGATGAATCTGAGTGTGAAGGTGCAACTGCCCGGCCAGGAGCTCACCAATATCCCGTCCGCGTTCCTGAAGCGTCGAGATGAAACCACGGGCACATGGAAATCAGGGTTTCAGTATGCCGCCTTTGCCAACGTCACCAACGGCTGGGAACTGACGTCGCCTTCCAGCGCTGGTATCACGAGCGAATTTGACGTAAACGTCGCCTCGGCGGCTTCCAATTTCGTGCTGCGGTTCTCCGGATTCCTGGATGTCGTTGACCCCGGCGAATATGTTTTTGAAATGCGGGCCGATGACAGCCTTCGCTTCGAACTGGAGCAACCGTCCGAGACAAAAATTGAAGTGCTTGGCGGCGGAGCGCTGGCCGGGCCGACAAGGATCGTGCCGGGGCAGCTTTGGAATAATCGTCCTGAATCGGTTTGGGCAGAAATCGAGGGCTTTGTCAGGCACGCGGGGGCATTCGAAGGCCGCCTGCATCTTGAAGTCACCGCCGAAACCGGCCGGATTCAAGTCATCATCGCCAATGCCGCCGCGGACGCTGCCTCCGCGCTCCTGAACCGCCGTGTCCGAATCACGGGACTGTGCCGGGCGGTATCGTCACCCAGCGGGGGGCGAATGGCCGGGTGGATGCTTGCGCCTGGAATGTCGCACGTAGCTGTGCGTCAGGATGCGCAGCCGGAGCCGCTCCAGCGGGGCGCGCTGCCGACGCTCACGACCATCGAACAAATTCGGCGTCTCAAACCGGAGGAGGTGACGCAATCGTATCCGCTGAAATTCCAGGGGGTTGTCACCTTCGTATTTCCCGGCGGCCTGCGCGCGCATGTTCAGGGTGATGCAGAAGGCATTTACGTGTCATGTGTGAACAACAAACCGCAGCCTCTGCGCGTGGGCGATTTGTGTGATTTCGAAGGCTATTCATCGCGCGGCGCATTTTCACCCGTCGTCACCTATCGCCAGCGAACTGTTCTTGGGCCGGGCCAGATGCCGGAACCGTTGCGTCCGGATTGGAGTCGTCTCATGAACGGCAGCCTGGATTCGCAATGGATAGAACTGCAGGGCGTGGTTCTGCGCGTCAACGGTCCCGAATTGATCCTGGGCGTGCGCGGCGGCGAAGTCACGGCGCGAGTTTTCGATGCGGCCGGCGGCGACCTGACGCAACTTCTCGATTCCGTGATTCGTGTTCGCGGCACTGTCCGCGCGTTTTCGGGATCACAACGCCAGCTGCAACGCGTTCTGCTCCAGGTCACGTCACCCGCCCAAATCACGGTTGAAGATTCCGCCCCGGCCGATCCCTTCACCACGCCTGGCCGCAGCATCGCGGATCTGTTCCTCTTCGATCCCAATGCAGCTTCCCTGTACCGGGTGCGAACCCATGGGCAGGTTGTGCACGTTCGGGATGGAATGGGCTACATCATGGATGGGACCAACGGCATGCGTTTCGTTGCCCGGGCGGGACAGGAGTTTTCGGTGGGCGATCTCGTGGAGGTGGTTGGTTTTCCAGAAACGGAAGGGTTTGCGCCAGTGATGCGCCAGAGTTTGGTGAAGGCTGCCGGCAGGTGTCCGTTGCCGGAGTTCCAGGATCTCGCGGGCGACGACCTGCTGAATCGCGCGCATGATTCGACCCTGGTCGCCGTTCAGGCAACGCTGTTGAACATTCGCACCAATCAATCGGATTACCTGCTGGAATTGCAGGCTGATTCCCACACCTTCACCGCGCGGCTCAACAACCAGTCAGGATTCCTGCCGCTTGTGCCGATGGGAAGCCAGGTCAGAATCTCCGGGCTGTATTCCCTGCTGGCAGGCCACGCGAATCATTCCAATTCACCTCAGCCCTTCGAACTCTTCCTGAATTCGCCATCCGATTTGGTAGTGTTGAGCCGACCTGCGTGGTGGACGCTGCAGCATACGTTGCTGGCAATGGGCGCGATGACCCTGTTCCTGGTGCTGTCCTCTGTCTGGATCACGGCGTTGCGCCGCCGCGTTGATCTGCGCACCCGGGAGTTGCGGGACGAGATCGAAACCCGCAAACGCACGGAGGAAGATCTTCAGCGCAGCACGGGCGAACTGCAGAAGGAGATCCAGGAGCGCATCCAGCTTCATGCCGAACTTGGCGAGCAGAAGAATCGACTCGAAATCGAGATCGAGGAACGCAAGCGGATGGAAGTGGAGGTCGAAGCGATCCACAGGCAATTGATGGTGGCGTCGCGCCAGGCGGGGCAGGCGGAGGTTGCGTCGAGCGTGCTGCACAACGTGGGGAACGTGCTCAATAGCGTGAATGTTTCGAGCGGGCTGTTGATCAGCCGCCTGCAGGGCTGGCAGATCAACAACGTCAACAAAGCCGCTGAACTCCTGACTCGCCGCACGGCCAACCTGGGCGTGGAACTGGCCGCGGACGATCCGTTGCGCCGCGTGCCCGATTACCTCGAGAAACTGGCGACGCACCTGGACCATCAGCGACAGGAATTGCTCACGGAAGTGAAGGATCTCGGCGAGAACGTGGAACACATCAAAGAGATCGTTGCGATGCAGCAAACATACGCGCGGGTTTCCGGCGTGTTGGAGAAGGTTGATCCCCGCGAGCTTGTGGAGAGCGCGATTAAGATGCATGCGGGTGCTTTTGCGCGGCATCAGGTTCATCTCGTGCGCGAATTTCAGTCAGCGCCCCTCGTCCTCGCTGACCGCCACAAGGTTCTGCAGATCCTTGTGAACCTGTTGCACAACGCCAAGTACGCGTGCGATGAAGGTCCGGCTGAGCACAAACAGGTGACGGTGAAAATCCAGCCGAATGGCAAAAGTGCTGTCGTGATCGAGGTAGCGGACAACGGCGTGGGCATCTCGCCCGAAA